One Brachyspira suanatina DNA segment encodes these proteins:
- a CDS encoding glycosyltransferase produces MKEIIVLISNASNIKDKSNQFMLNMVEHFYKSSIRITVFSKSFPKNFPAYIARKHLSLLFFKKSAKDIANIAENADAIIAIDFPMNIIASMTKNILIKKRVNKLPIIVWYTLNFQNHLYFQEKKDSKTKLIDKRLMKLDYEHTDNIDIIICGSKKTRERLLYLHKDIKNIEIIQPYFSPYIFINNNKKEKDKSIIIFYNKEDSIFKCTAAYAQYLKESDDIYKLKIIGYDKELKENIHKLAIEQYIEFIDEYDNSNIGKEIETSNAMIIHNIKDSFYTQLIAAWHYKTLPIIDAKSSSAEIAVDDKNALIYNSKNPISIISKIKKMTENKKSYELFMSSIDEMQNTDEILELISNFSHN; encoded by the coding sequence ATGAAAGAAATTATTGTACTAATATCTAATGCCAGCAATATAAAAGATAAATCTAATCAATTTATGCTTAATATGGTAGAACATTTCTATAAATCATCTATAAGAATAACAGTATTTTCAAAATCATTTCCAAAAAACTTTCCAGCTTATATTGCAAGAAAACATTTATCTTTATTATTTTTCAAAAAGTCAGCAAAAGATATAGCAAATATCGCTGAAAATGCTGATGCTATCATAGCTATAGATTTTCCTATGAATATAATAGCATCTATGACTAAAAATATTTTGATAAAAAAAAGAGTTAATAAATTGCCTATAATAGTATGGTATACTTTAAATTTCCAAAATCATTTATATTTTCAAGAAAAAAAAGATAGTAAAACAAAATTAATAGATAAAAGACTTATGAAATTGGATTATGAGCATACTGATAATATTGATATAATAATATGCGGAAGTAAAAAAACAAGGGAAAGACTATTATATCTACATAAAGATATAAAAAATATAGAAATAATACAGCCTTATTTTTCACCATATATATTTATTAATAACAATAAAAAAGAAAAAGACAAATCAATAATAATATTCTATAATAAAGAAGATAGTATTTTCAAATGTACAGCAGCTTATGCACAGTATTTGAAAGAAAGCGATGATATATATAAACTAAAAATAATAGGATATGACAAAGAATTAAAAGAAAATATTCATAAATTAGCTATAGAACAATATATAGAATTCATAGATGAATATGATAATTCAAATATAGGAAAAGAAATAGAAACCTCAAATGCTATGATAATACATAATATCAAAGATTCTTTCTATACTCAGTTAATAGCAGCTTGGCATTATAAAACATTGCCTATAATAGACGCTAAAAGCTCATCTGCTGAAATAGCTGTAGATGATAAAAATGCATTGATATACAATTCTAAAAATCCAATATCAATAATATCAAAAATAAAAAAAATGACAGAAAATAAAAAATCTTATGAATTATTTATGTCATCAATAGATGAAATGCAAAATACAGATGAAATATTAGAATTAATCTCTAATTTCAGCCATAATTAA
- the dnaJ gene encoding molecular chaperone DnaJ: MAEKRDYYEVLGVAKTATNDEIKKAYRKLAMQYHPDRNPGNKEAEDKFKEATEAYEILSDEKKRAQYDQFGFQGVHSDFADAYGRGGFDFSSMFGGGGGFGDLDDIFSSFFGGGFSGRGSRSQRRGNDIRHDVTLSLEDAVFGKKMEIKLDKNDICDVCHGTGAEPGTKTQTCPTCGGSGEVRMAQGFFSVRRTCNRCNGSGSIVTTPCKNCRGTGTVKKVKTISVNIPKGIEDNTQLRVSGEGEAIGGGVAGDLYLYIHVSPHPYFVRDGIDLVTEVGINIAQAALGADIYIQTLDKKKVKIKIPAGTNSGQIFKLKGSGATHINRSGRGDLLVVVNIDVSSKLSAEEKRLFNELKKVMPSNDEPTLRKPNKSNW, encoded by the coding sequence ATGGCAGAAAAAAGAGACTATTACGAAGTATTAGGAGTGGCAAAGACTGCTACTAATGATGAAATAAAAAAAGCATACAGAAAATTGGCTATGCAGTATCACCCTGATAGGAATCCTGGAAATAAAGAAGCTGAAGATAAATTTAAAGAAGCTACAGAGGCTTATGAAATATTATCTGATGAGAAAAAAAGAGCCCAATACGATCAATTTGGTTTCCAAGGAGTTCATAGTGATTTTGCTGATGCTTATGGCAGAGGTGGTTTTGACTTCTCATCAATGTTCGGCGGTGGCGGCGGATTTGGTGATTTAGATGATATATTCAGTTCATTTTTTGGTGGTGGATTTTCTGGAAGAGGATCAAGATCTCAAAGACGTGGAAATGATATAAGGCATGATGTTACTTTATCTTTAGAGGATGCTGTTTTTGGTAAAAAAATGGAAATCAAATTAGATAAAAATGATATTTGTGATGTTTGTCATGGTACAGGAGCAGAACCTGGAACTAAAACTCAAACATGTCCTACTTGCGGAGGAAGCGGAGAGGTTAGAATGGCTCAAGGATTCTTCAGTGTAAGAAGAACATGTAATAGATGTAATGGAAGTGGTTCTATAGTTACAACACCTTGTAAAAATTGCCGTGGAACTGGTACAGTGAAGAAAGTTAAAACTATCTCTGTTAATATTCCTAAAGGTATTGAAGATAATACTCAGCTTAGAGTAAGCGGAGAAGGAGAGGCTATAGGCGGAGGAGTAGCAGGAGATTTATATCTATATATACATGTTAGTCCTCATCCTTACTTTGTGAGAGATGGTATAGATTTGGTAACAGAAGTAGGAATCAATATTGCACAGGCAGCATTGGGTGCTGATATTTATATACAAACTTTAGATAAAAAGAAAGTTAAAATAAAAATTCCAGCAGGAACTAATAGCGGACAAATATTTAAATTAAAAGGAAGTGGGGCAACTCATATAAACAGATCCGGAAGAGGTGATTTACTTGTTGTAGTTAATATAGATGTTTCATCTAAATTATCTGCTGAAGAAAAAAGATTGTTTAATGAGCTTAAAAAGGTTATGCCTTCTAATGATGAACCTACTTTAAGAAAACCTAATAAAAGTAATTGGTAA
- a CDS encoding tetratricopeptide repeat protein: MKINKIIFIIFTIYISAYSRDILQYHSVMNDRNANITLENISVNANKITLDINTQNNLNKELDKVRKFVQDGNFFEAINLCNALETNYKDYYEIYYLRGLSYYRRADLYYASLDLKKLLSLYIEEKDYDSVYSLIFEFFDTINEYEETLKSCITAYKTTNNPYWLFLAGNSALKNGDVKSADYYYNACMKQNNSYANEGFGDISYLNKQYDNAIDNYRKVRYSNNEEKIRIQTKISNAVVKKEIYAWDRSFLSQNYTNAISILNNISSYSKDYPEITVGLAKTYFALEDYNNAKSILLKLISSVKDFDEAYAILAQIYLYEKNETEAIKIIERGLEYTYNKPRLYETFASMLYDLGYSYYPDRIISQILNLYNISDENKIDYSKSLIIQKRYDEASKLLKSVEYYKDIANSLLNNIEYNKILDKAELLKQQKYYVDIMQLLSKYKFEGNEEQLRIGYIADAYNNLGSIDEAINILKENFNANTISVNNVFLLRKLLGIRASNNDTSAYQKERDAIDIRATEYWEEELKLHLNLVTDRVFEFIKFNQFDEALAYISDLRNKNYDVAYIKQIESTTYGLYAAYLYKNKRYEEATKTAALAVRRNRSNYDAIAVQNEMYIDSYLSSIGYYDNISAYVSLSSTMKEVLRISPAYIENRIKLAEAYIYEYNIEGFNIINRITEYINVNGGKDLLLGMAYNRAYLYEYSLLSYNRALKYLNVNPIYIAESAVNIENYNPYSNDLKRLITENANNPDKLYAVSKIYTKIGNYAEALNIINNALSFDANNINYLYQRAYIKELMGNSKDALSDYESIIRMRKNYAAANYRAALVYLNNLKNDTNSETYALNYLALVPDDYSGYKLLADIYKFRAERYIDSNTKNLLKEALNNYQTALSKAVWGRDLEARNIILKEINYIQNKLIE, translated from the coding sequence ATGAAAATAAATAAAATTATATTTATAATTTTTACTATATATATTTCGGCATATTCTAGAGATATTTTACAATATCATAGTGTAATGAATGATAGAAATGCAAATATCACTTTAGAAAATATATCTGTAAATGCAAATAAAATTACTTTAGATATAAATACACAAAATAATTTAAATAAGGAATTAGATAAAGTTAGAAAATTTGTACAAGATGGTAATTTTTTTGAAGCAATCAATTTATGTAATGCTTTAGAAACTAATTATAAAGATTATTATGAAATATATTATCTTAGAGGACTTTCATATTATAGACGGGCTGATCTTTATTATGCCTCTTTAGATTTAAAAAAACTTTTATCATTATATATAGAAGAAAAAGATTATGATTCTGTTTATAGTTTGATTTTTGAGTTTTTTGATACTATTAATGAATATGAGGAAACTTTAAAATCCTGCATCACAGCTTATAAAACAACTAATAATCCATATTGGCTTTTTTTAGCTGGTAATTCTGCTTTAAAAAATGGTGATGTTAAGAGTGCTGATTATTATTATAATGCCTGTATGAAGCAGAATAATTCTTATGCTAATGAAGGATTCGGAGATATAAGCTATTTAAATAAGCAGTATGACAATGCTATAGATAATTACAGAAAGGTAAGATATTCTAATAACGAAGAAAAAATTAGAATTCAAACAAAAATAAGTAATGCTGTAGTAAAAAAAGAAATATATGCTTGGGATAGAAGTTTTTTATCACAAAATTATACAAATGCCATAAGTATACTAAATAATATTTCTTCATATTCTAAAGATTATCCAGAAATAACAGTAGGTTTGGCTAAAACATATTTTGCTTTAGAAGATTATAATAATGCCAAAAGTATATTATTAAAACTTATTTCATCTGTAAAAGATTTTGATGAGGCTTATGCTATATTAGCCCAAATATATTTATATGAAAAAAATGAAACTGAAGCTATAAAAATAATAGAAAGAGGATTAGAATATACATATAATAAACCTAGATTATATGAAACATTTGCTTCTATGCTTTATGATTTAGGGTATAGTTATTATCCAGATAGAATAATCTCTCAAATTCTAAATTTGTATAATATTTCTGATGAAAATAAAATTGATTATAGTAAGAGTTTAATAATACAAAAAAGATATGATGAAGCTTCTAAATTATTAAAATCTGTAGAATATTATAAAGATATTGCAAATAGCTTATTAAATAATATTGAATATAATAAAATATTAGATAAAGCAGAGTTGTTAAAGCAGCAAAAGTATTATGTTGATATAATGCAGCTTCTTTCTAAATATAAATTTGAAGGAAATGAGGAACAGCTTAGAATAGGCTATATTGCTGATGCTTATAATAATTTAGGTTCTATAGATGAAGCTATAAATATATTGAAAGAAAATTTTAATGCTAATACAATAAGTGTTAATAATGTATTTTTACTTAGAAAGTTATTAGGTATCAGAGCTTCAAACAATGATACATCAGCTTATCAAAAAGAGAGAGATGCTATAGATATAAGGGCTACTGAATATTGGGAAGAGGAATTAAAATTACATTTGAATTTGGTAACAGATAGGGTATTTGAATTTATTAAATTTAATCAATTTGATGAGGCTTTAGCTTATATATCTGATTTGAGAAATAAAAATTATGATGTTGCATATATAAAACAGATTGAGTCAACAACTTATGGGCTTTATGCAGCATATTTGTATAAGAATAAAAGATATGAAGAAGCAACCAAGACTGCCGCTTTAGCTGTTAGGAGAAATAGAAGCAATTATGATGCCATTGCTGTTCAAAATGAAATGTATATAGATTCTTATTTAAGTTCTATTGGCTATTATGACAATATAAGTGCTTATGTAAGTTTATCTTCTACTATGAAAGAAGTTTTAAGAATTTCTCCTGCATATATAGAAAATAGAATAAAACTTGCTGAAGCATACATATATGAATATAATATAGAAGGATTCAATATAATTAATAGAATTACTGAATATATTAATGTTAATGGCGGAAAGGATTTATTATTGGGAATGGCGTATAATAGAGCTTATTTATATGAGTATTCACTTTTATCTTATAACAGAGCTTTAAAATATCTAAATGTTAATCCTATATATATAGCTGAAAGTGCTGTTAATATAGAAAATTATAATCCTTATTCTAACGATCTTAAAAGATTAATTACTGAAAATGCAAATAATCCTGATAAGCTTTATGCTGTTTCAAAGATTTATACCAAAATTGGAAATTATGCTGAAGCTTTAAATATAATTAATAATGCTTTATCATTTGATGCTAATAATATTAATTATCTTTATCAAAGAGCGTATATAAAAGAACTTATGGGAAATAGTAAAGATGCATTATCCGATTATGAAAGTATAATTAGAATGAGAAAGAATTATGCTGCTGCTAATTATAGGGCTGCTTTAGTTTATTTGAATAATTTAAAAAATGATACAAATTCTGAAACCTATGCTTTAAATTATTTGGCATTAGTTCCTGATGATTACAGCGGTTATAAACTTTTAGCAGATATTTATAAATTCAGAGCTGAAAGATATATAGATAGCAATACAAAAAATTTACTTAAAGAGGCTTTAAATAATTATCAAACTGCTTTAAGTAAAGCCGTATGGGGTAGAGATTTAGAAGCTAGAAATATAATATTAAAAGAAATTAATTATATACAAAATAAATTAATAGAATAA